CGGTGGTGTAGCTGTTGTCACCTCGTCGCGCTCACGCACCTCACAACAGGTCGATGGTGATCGTTCCTCTGTTGAGCACGTCCGTTTCGGAAACATGGACTTCCTGCTCCGTATCCCAGATCAACGTCCCGTTCTCATAATGCCCTGCGCGCAGAGTGTAGGGGGTTACGGAGAGGTCGAACTGTGTACCTCCTGCGATCGGGCCGTCCGTGGAGTAGGGCACAATGAACTCGTAGGTGTTGGTCGGTGAAGCGGTGGTTTCGAGCGCGTAGGTGAACCGCCGGCCCTGGTTCGTGGTGATCGCGGTGGAAATCTCGATGACGGAGCCATTCGCGGCGGTACCGGTGATGTGCGCGCCCGGCACGTACTCGAAGACCTTCACGAAGCCCACGGGGTTGAGGTACTCGGGCGTCCATGCTTTAAGATTCTCCTGCCCGGTCCCGACCCCGTAGAGGTTCACCCGCAGCATCCCCTCTTCGGTCCTGGCGATGATGAAGACGTTATTGTTGGTCACATCGCGGATCATCCACCGGCCTTCGTCCATCTTGCTCACGGTGCTCTGCTCGGAGAAGGGTATGCCGGAGGACGTAAAGGCGCTAACGAGCAGTTCCGGCAGCGTATTGTTGTTCAGGTCGTCTTCGATCCAGGTTCCGGCAGGGAACTCGAAGAGATGCCCGTGCAGGATCTGCGCCTGCGCGGCAGTCGTGGTATAGTCGTTGGAGTAGCTCCGCCAGTTCATGTAGCCCGTGTTCGTGTCCATAAAGAGTATGGGCAGGAAGAACGTGGGAGACTCGTGCACCAGGCGATAGTGGTGCAGGGCGGGAAAGATCGTGCCATCCACGTTGGTGCGTGTACCGTCGAACATGTGCAAGCGTGCCACCATGGTATAGTAGTAGTACCCGAGGCTGCTGTACCGTTGTGGGTCGCCGGCCCAGACGGTCATCGCGCCGTATTTGTTGTAGTATGAATTCCAGACATCAGCCATCATGAAATCGCTGACCACGTATTTCACGTCGAGCGCATCGGCAATCTCGTTCGCATCAGGCTCATTATTCGCAATGAAGAAGACAGAGGCACCTGGGGCATTATCTCGATAGGGGCCGCCGATACCGTCCTGGCCGAGCGGATTAGCGACAGGTATCCGGTGGCCGATACGGGTGATCCAGTGCCCGTAGTCCCACCAGCTGATAACCGAATATGCGGGTTCTGGGTAATCATATACCCCTCTTTCGTTCGTCGTCTCGTTGAAGGGTGGCTCCTCGTAAAGCCCGTAGTAATCCAGACCTGGCTCGGGTGTGTTCGCCTTCATCCACGTAAGCGCTTTATACCAGTTATCATCCGGCCCGCCACCAGATCGCGCACTCGCTAATGTGGTCGTGAGCGGCGGGTAGAAGACGATCAGACCAATAGCAAGAATCGCGAGGATGAGCTCAGGCCGTACGGTAGCGCTAATTTTTCCGGTATTAACTTTGAGCCGGTTTTCCGGCTCTGCAGCGGTAGTTTTGGTTTTTGACTTTTCTGTCGCGCCGCCTTTTGCGTTCAGCTTCATCTTCCCTTTTACCTTGCCACCCTTTGTAGCCGCTTTGCCGGTTCTCGACGGTTTGCCGCGTGACCAGACATAATCAATAATAGCCCCGCAAACGAGACCGCAGAGCAGTGCGACATTGATCGCATAGTGCGCGGCAAAACGGTTCTGCCCGAAGCAGGCGAAGAGCATGATGCCACTCCATACGAGGACGAGCACCTCTTCAGCACGGAACTGCTTCGCGATGTTGTAGCCGAGCAAGATAAAGCCGGCGAAGGCGATGAAAAAGGTCGTGCTGAACCACCGCCAGGCCTCGCCATCAACAATCTTGCCCGTATACTGCGAGAAGATATGCATCGGGTGCACTTCCGCGATCGTGAGGCTGGATTCCGAAGGGACGAAGACATGAAGCGCGCCGATAACATTTGCATAGAGCGCGGGTGCCAGAGCGTTCAGCAGAACAAGTGAGACCACTGCGAGTAGAACAACAACAATAGGAAATACATATGGCACTATTTTTTTGGCGTTCAGCACAAATGAAACCGCGCCCAGCGCCAGGACTACCGCGATAGCAAGGAAAATGGAGATCATCTGAATGCCCGTGAGTGCGCCGAACTTGGGTATCGGTGCTAGCATAAGTAATGCTATAATAAAGGCCGGAATGCTCACTATGCACAGATAATCTGTGCTCGCTCCTCGTAGGTGGTCAATTATATATTGCACTATGGCATACACGATCAAGACAAACATGATGAGCGGGGCACCGATCCACGCGAGCTGTAAGCTCCCGAGGAATATACCAGCGAGAAGAGAATAGCTAATCGGCCGTTTCAATGCGGTCCAGTCTTTTTCCAGTAGCGAATAATAGGTGATTTCGTTATTCTTCGCCGCTTTGAGTGCCAAAATGAAAAACAGCAAAGCAGTCGTGCTGAGCAGGGTTTCCATTACGTGATGGTCCGTGAACCCCACTATGGACCGTGACAGGAACTGCCCGGGAAGGATCGCGATAAGCGCAGCGGCAAGCAGCCCCGCATTACGGTTCCACACCGCCTTGCCAATGAAATAGACGGGTATGACCGTAAGCGCGCCCAGCACCGCGGGATACCACGCACCGATAACATCGATGCTATCCTGGCCAAGCGTAGCGTACGGGTTCCCCCGCCCGATTATCCAGATAATGGCCGCAAGGAGGTAGCCAAAGAGTGGCGCGAACCCCTTGGTCGTTCCGTAGGGGTAATACGTATAAGCATCGTAATAGATCCGGTGCGGGAAGTTATGGAGCGTGTTATCAACGATGCGCATGTGGTACCAGGGGTCGTTACCGCCGAAGCGCACGAACGCGCCGCCAAGCACACTGTCATAGGGCAGTGCGACCCGTATGTAGAGCGATACAGCGACCAGCAGCGCGACCGCGACGCCATAGATCAACGACAGCTTATCAATCCGTTTCACCTGAATCTGTGGTAGCTCCATCCGTTCTTATCTCCCCTTTACCGTCCCCTTTATAGTTCAGATGCGCTTTTATAAATAGCTATCATTTGGGTAGAAGTGGTTTCAACGAGAATCGTCTCACCGGGTTGGTTGTCCGGATCCGTATCCCTCCGCAATCGCGTTATATCGCTCTACTTCGCAGAGAGCACGAAATATACCCCAGTGATCCAAAAACTAACCGGAGAATGCCGAAGAGCGAAAAATGCGTCTGAAGCGTTTTTTGGGGTGAATACCTGCTCCATAATTTGCCATGCTTCATTGTGAGCTGCTTCCGTCCATAGCCATACCAGAACGCCTGTTTCAAAAAACCTACTACCGATCTGCTCGTATCCCTATACACCACGGCATGTTCGTTGTAAGCCAGTTGAGCACCAGCATCGACGGCCCTGAAATTGAGATCAACATCCTCAGCAGTAACGAAACCAGTATCAAATCCGCCAATTTTTTGGAATATTTCTTTCTTGTATGCGAGATTACACGCAGGAAACGTAACATCATATCCTTTATGGTTCACTTCAACCCTTGTTATGTCCGCGAAGGGGCCCACATTTATGGTTTTCCCCGCTACTATATCATAACCTTCTACGATTGATCTTCGCAGTTCTTTTAGCCACTTACTATCAGCTTTACAGCCGCCGTCTATGAATGCTATAACCTCGCCCTGTGCTTTTTCTACACCGAAATTTCTCCCGTAGCCTCTGGTTCCTTCATGTACAAACAACCGGATTTCGGGATTTTGCTCAGCATACTCCTCAACTATTTGACGAGTGGTGTCAATGCTATGAGCATCCACGATAATAATTTCAAACGTTTTTTCTTGCGCGAGCAGGCTGTCAAGTAATTTACCAATGCTCCGTGCCTCATTCTTTACCGTTATTACGATGCTAACCAACACGAGAATATATTAAGTGGAGCTCCTATATATCTTTATTTTGACAGGAAACCGCGCCACCTTTGTTGACTGAAGAAGCTATGAAAGGCATGAAAGAGGCTAGTAGCGTCACCAAGAAGGACACGAGCAAAAAGATAGCTATAGGACCTCTTATCTTACAGATAACGGGATTCGGGGGTGTGCAGCGCCACATACTCAATATTATGGACTATTCGAAATATGATTTGAAACCAATCACGCCTCTGTTATCATCGTACAGCCGATATTTGCGGCCGGCCTCGTCGCTGTTAACAACCAGGAAGGTGTCATTTCTCGATGTATACGGGCTCTTTTACAGCAAACTACTTTTACCCTGCTACGATATCGTTCATCTGCATGGCCATCCTGAATGGCCGGGTTTGTATTCGAAACCGCGGAAGAAAAAAGCACAGTATATTCATACGGTTCACGGTATTTACACGCAGGAGGATTACCCCGACGATTGGGATTATCGGTCTTTATTGAATGAACGAATGCTCAACGCCTGCAAAGAAAGTGACGTTGTTATTGCAGTTGCTCGATGGCTCAAAGCATGGCTCAAAGAAGCTGGTGTAGATGCACTTTATATTCCCAACGGCATAAATGTAGCGGAATTTACAACTGCTCATCCTGCTGATTTTCGGGCAAAATTCGCTGTGAGTGACGATTTTTATTTGTTTGCAGGGCGGCTTGATGAATACAAGAGACCGAATTTGTTCATTTACTTGGCTGAAAGGATAACAGATAGGAAATTTGTGATGGTGGGAAGAGACCTTACACCCGATAAAGTTAGAAATTACTATGGGGCAGATTTGCCACAAAATCTCACCTGTTTAGGTGAACTAACTCGGGAAGATCTCATAAATGCCTTTTCGGCGTGCAGTGTTTTCATTCTAACAAGTAAATACGACACATTCCCCTCAGTTTTGTTGGAGGCTATGGCTTGTAAGAAAGTGGTAGTTGGCGCGAATAATGCAGGACCTAAGGAGATAATAACGGATGGAACAGATGGTTATCTTTTCGAGCCTGATGATATTGACGATCTGTATGATAAGGCATTAAAAGCGTGGGATACTGCTGTATTTGGAGAGAGTGGTTTTGAAAAGGTCAAAGAAAAATTTGATTGGAAAGGGGTTGTAAAACAAATCGATGGGGTGTACGAGAGGCTTGTGCAATAATAGACCAGTTATAATGGTACCATTTAGTGAATACTGCGCTATTGACTTAAATAGAACCTTGAAGTGTAAGGGCGTTTACGGTTACTTGTTGTTACTTCTTAGAAAAGTATTGGCATTTTATACGAAGGCAATAAGTATATCAACTAGAAGCAACCATAAAGCAAAAATAATAAACAGAATTTTGTTGCTCTATAAGAAGGTGCTATTAGATGATATATAAAATAATATATTTAAAGAGTGGTCTAACAAGTGGCTTTGTTTTTTTAAGAAAGCTACATTCTCTACCAATATCAATCTTATGGATTTTTAATATTGTCTTATTTTATATTGCAGTCAGGCTATATTATTATCTTTTTTATAACAAAACTAAAAAAAAAAATAAAGTTATACTAGCTTTTAGCAGTGTCCATTATACCGGCAATCCGCGAGCTGTATTTGAAAAAATCAGGAAGGAGTACTCTGATAAATACGATTGCTATTGGGTCGCTAAGCGATGGGAGACTCTAAAACACGTTAAGAAGACGGGGGGTAAGGTATTTTATTCTTACAGTCTGTTTGGATTGAAGTGGTTTTTGAATACAGATGTATGGATCAGGTCACACCCGGGACTTGATGTTTTCTCGTTTCTGCCGCATAAAAATTATAAGCTTATACAACTCTGGCATGGTGTTGGACCAAAAGGCATTCATCATACCTTACAAGACTATGAAATGCATGATATCTGGTGTTTAGCGTCAGAATATTCCAAGCAAAGGCACATAGAATTATGGAATGCACCTGAAGCGAGATTAAAGGTGACGGGCTTCGCCGAAATGGATATGCTTTATAATTATTTGATAATTTCAAGAGATAAGTTATTGCAGGATGTAGGAATAAAAAACACTGGTGTTATTCTTTTGTATGCCCCTACCTACGATGTGGGGCTATGGCCTTGGGGTGATGCTTATTATGAATTTGATCATTTTTGCAAATTTTTCACTGAAAATGATTTAATCCTGATTTTACGGCTTCACCCATATACGAAAATTAAAAAGCGACTACTTAAAAAAATTATAAACAAGTACGATAACGTTTACTGGCTTGATATGTCCAAAGAGCCAGATACAATGAAATTGCTTGCTCTTTCAGACATTCTGGTTACTGATTGGTCTTCAATTTATACGGATTATTTTTTAACACAAAGACCAATTATCTATTTAGAAGCAAATAAAGATTTTTTAACAGAACTAAGAGGAAAACCTGAAATACCTCCAGAATGTAGGGTTGGAGAAATAGCTCATAATACTAAAGAGTTTTATGAAGCGTTGGAAACTGTTTTAAAAAACGGAAACATATTTGAAGCAAAGCAGGAGAAGTTATTAAAAATAATTCACGGAGACGTTGATGGTAAAGCCTCAGAAAGAGTTGTAAAAGTTATAGAAAAACTATTAAATTCGTAAAAAATCAAAAAGTTTCACCTATATGTTCCGCCTCCCTGTTCATTAGATGCTTTATCGATCCTTTGGGTGCTTTTTCTTCATAAACCATATTGTATATTTCATTAAATATTGGCGATCGTAGATTCGCTTTTTTACATAGTTGCGGGATAGCTCCAATGGTATAATATCCTTCTACTAGTTTACGCCCTGCCTTCATTTTCTCCAGCGCATCGCTGGGAGATAATCCCGTGCCGATTAGTCTACCAAATTCGCGGTTTCTAGATCTCCCAGTGCAACTCATCCATAAATCATTACCCCAGCACTGACTTTCCATTGAAAAAGTGTGCGGGTGTGCCCCTAAAGCAACTGCAATTTCTTTAGCTTCTTTCGCAGCTCTCGAAATCATGTGTGTTTCACTTCCGTATGGTAAACCTAAACCGTTAATAACGCCTGCAAGAATTGCTATAACATTTTTAAACGCACCGGCATATTCAACACCAATCAAGTCAGTATTCCCGTATATTCTAAGATTTCTACCCTGAAATATTTCTTGCAACTTCTTGAGGACGACAATATTTTCACAGCTGATATCAGCTCCTAACGGGGCATCATTTACCAGATCTTCTGCAAAAGTGCCTCCTGATAGTTTCGCAATGGTATAATTTGACGTGGTGTTGCTTATCCCTTCTTCTATAACTTCAGAGAACAATTTGTTTGTTCCAATTTCTAGAGCTTTGGCGGTATTTACAATTATTATGTTATCTTTTAAATAAGCCTTAATCTCTTTTATAATCTCTCTTATAGCTTGTGATGTAACAGCTAAAATGACAACATCTGCATCTTCTATTAATTCTTTTTTGGTTCTTGCGAAATATACATTTTTTGGCAATTTTTTGTCTTTAAAATGATAGGGGTGGCTTCTATCTGTCTCCAGATGCCGCATTAGTTCAGAATTTGAATCATATGTCACTATGGTATTCTCTTTATTTTCTAGATATTTTACCCCCAGATGATGCGCGAGCGCAAAACCAAACATACCTGTTCCGACAATGCTGATTATCATTTTACGTAATAAAGATCTCCTTTGCTTTTTCAATATCTTCTAACGTATCCACCTCAACCCATTTTAATCCACGGATATCCAATTTGTGCATTTTCATATCTCGTAATGTTTCATTTAACGCATATTCAAACCACTTGTTTTTTATGTTTTTTGCAATAAGCGTTTCTATCTCATCAAATAATATTCTACTACCATGTGAAGAAAATTTAAAAATTCCAATTGTTGAACCATCACTACTCATTTTTGGTGCGGTTTTTGGTAATATCTCTTTAATAAATCCTTCCTCTACCTTCACCTTAAGTTCTTCTAGATCATAATAATAGCTATCCACGGGAGCAACGTCTTTTTCTGAATAATTAAGCAACTTTTTAATTATGTCCTCTTCAAAAATTGTATCCCCATTCAATAAAAAAAATTCTTCACCTTTAACATAGTTAGAAGCCAAATAAAGCGAATATATATTCTCCGTAGTTTCGTATTCCCTGTTCTCTATGAATATTAAATTCTCGGTGCTTTTAAGTTTTTTTTTTATATTATCTGCCATGAATCCAATTACGATATAGATCTTAGTAACAGAATTTTTAAATAATAGGTCAATTTGGCGCTCTAGGATAGTTCTCCCTCCTATATCCATTAAACATTTGGGATTATGGCATGTAATCTCGCCCAACCTTGTACCTCTTCCTGCAGCGAGAATAACTGCCTTCATGCTTCTTCCCCAGAGTTACGATACTCATTATTTTTACGATGATAACATAAGAGGATTTTGATTAAGTGTATCTAAAGCCATCCAAATTTTTCCCCCCGGGTTTTTCATCTTTTTTTGTTCTATTTTGGGGTTTTTTACGCCGTTTAGACGTTATTTTCCTCGCTTTCTCGCTTTTTCTCGAAAGCTTACGCTACCCTAAACTGCTCCCTGCCTCTTGAGCGTGCATAACTGGTACAGATTGAAGCTAAGACCTGTGGAGATCATCTTCACATGGACCCGCTCGGCTGTGGTAACCAGCACGTGTCCGGCTTTGAAAACTCTCTTGATTACGGCATAGTGCCGCTCACCAGGAGTTCTCTTTTTGCTGATGCGGCGATTTCGCAATGTATCCAAGATTCCGATAGGATGTTCCCGAGCACCGCGTTTCATCGTCGCGGAATAGCCCTTGCATCCCGCACCCTGATATCCCTTATCGCGATAGGCGACCTCGCCCTCGTTGGAGA
This portion of the Methanomicrobia archaeon genome encodes:
- a CDS encoding oligosaccharyl transferase, archaeosortase A system-associated, coding for MELPQIQVKRIDKLSLIYGVAVALLVAVSLYIRVALPYDSVLGGAFVRFGGNDPWYHMRIVDNTLHNFPHRIYYDAYTYYPYGTTKGFAPLFGYLLAAIIWIIGRGNPYATLGQDSIDVIGAWYPAVLGALTVIPVYFIGKAVWNRNAGLLAAALIAILPGQFLSRSIVGFTDHHVMETLLSTTALLFFILALKAAKNNEITYYSLLEKDWTALKRPISYSLLAGIFLGSLQLAWIGAPLIMFVLIVYAIVQYIIDHLRGASTDYLCIVSIPAFIIALLMLAPIPKFGALTGIQMISIFLAIAVVLALGAVSFVLNAKKIVPYVFPIVVVLLAVVSLVLLNALAPALYANVIGALHVFVPSESSLTIAEVHPMHIFSQYTGKIVDGEAWRWFSTTFFIAFAGFILLGYNIAKQFRAEEVLVLVWSGIMLFACFGQNRFAAHYAINVALLCGLVCGAIIDYVWSRGKPSRTGKAATKGGKVKGKMKLNAKGGATEKSKTKTTAAEPENRLKVNTGKISATVRPELILAILAIGLIVFYPPLTTTLASARSGGGPDDNWYKALTWMKANTPEPGLDYYGLYEEPPFNETTNERGVYDYPEPAYSVISWWDYGHWITRIGHRIPVANPLGQDGIGGPYRDNAPGASVFFIANNEPDANEIADALDVKYVVSDFMMADVWNSYYNKYGAMTVWAGDPQRYSSLGYYYYTMVARLHMFDGTRTNVDGTIFPALHHYRLVHESPTFFLPILFMDTNTGYMNWRSYSNDYTTTAAQAQILHGHLFEFPAGTWIEDDLNNNTLPELLVSAFTSSGIPFSEQSTVSKMDEGRWMIRDVTNNNVFIIARTEEGMLRVNLYGVGTGQENLKAWTPEYLNPVGFVKVFEYVPGAHITGTAANGSVIEISTAITTNQGRRFTYALETTASPTNTYEFIVPYSTDGPIAGGTQFDLSVTPYTLRAGHYENGTLIWDTEQEVHVSETDVLNRGTITIDLL
- a CDS encoding glycosyltransferase; its protein translation is MLVSIVITVKNEARSIGKLLDSLLAQEKTFEIIIVDAHSIDTTRQIVEEYAEQNPEIRLFVHEGTRGYGRNFGVEKAQGEVIAFIDGGCKADSKWLKELRRSIVEGYDIVAGKTINVGPFADITRVEVNHKGYDVTFPACNLAYKKEIFQKIGGFDTGFVTAEDVDLNFRAVDAGAQLAYNEHAVVYRDTSRSVVGFLKQAFWYGYGRKQLTMKHGKLWSRYSPQKTLQTHFSLFGILRLVFGSLGYISCSLRSRAI
- a CDS encoding glycosyltransferase family 1 protein, with the protein product MTEEAMKGMKEASSVTKKDTSKKIAIGPLILQITGFGGVQRHILNIMDYSKYDLKPITPLLSSYSRYLRPASSLLTTRKVSFLDVYGLFYSKLLLPCYDIVHLHGHPEWPGLYSKPRKKKAQYIHTVHGIYTQEDYPDDWDYRSLLNERMLNACKESDVVIAVARWLKAWLKEAGVDALYIPNGINVAEFTTAHPADFRAKFAVSDDFYLFAGRLDEYKRPNLFIYLAERITDRKFVMVGRDLTPDKVRNYYGADLPQNLTCLGELTREDLINAFSACSVFILTSKYDTFPSVLLEAMACKKVVVGANNAGPKEIITDGTDGYLFEPDDIDDLYDKALKAWDTAVFGESGFEKVKEKFDWKGVVKQIDGVYERLVQ
- a CDS encoding phosphocholine cytidylyltransferase family protein, giving the protein MKAVILAAGRGTRLGEITCHNPKCLMDIGGRTILERQIDLLFKNSVTKIYIVIGFMADNIKKKLKSTENLIFIENREYETTENIYSLYLASNYVKGEEFFLLNGDTIFEEDIIKKLLNYSEKDVAPVDSYYYDLEELKVKVEEGFIKEILPKTAPKMSSDGSTIGIFKFSSHGSRILFDEIETLIAKNIKNKWFEYALNETLRDMKMHKLDIRGLKWVEVDTLEDIEKAKEIFIT